One Tolypothrix bouteillei VB521301 DNA window includes the following coding sequences:
- a CDS encoding FkbM family methyltransferase, with the protein MNILKKVKNRYNSITSAKSFSLNQLDLKLKKYLNYKHGFFIEAGANDGINQSNTLYFEKNQNWKGLLIEPIAELAYRCKINRPKCIIENCALVHFDYESNYIEMRYSNLMSLVKGAMKSEEKEIEHIRRGCELQDIESYEVQVPARTLNSILEQHIIEKIDFLSLDVEGFELSVLQGIDFDKYRPAWMLVEARYRDEIDSFLKQLYEPVAELSHHDVLYKNLKF; encoded by the coding sequence ATGAATATTTTGAAAAAAGTTAAGAACAGATATAACTCGATAACTAGTGCCAAATCCTTTTCTCTAAATCAATTAGATTTGAAACTTAAAAAGTATTTAAATTATAAGCACGGCTTCTTTATTGAAGCAGGTGCTAATGATGGAATTAATCAGAGTAATACTTTGTATTTTGAAAAAAATCAAAATTGGAAAGGGCTTTTAATTGAGCCAATTGCTGAACTAGCATACAGATGTAAGATTAATCGACCAAAATGTATCATAGAAAATTGTGCTCTTGTGCATTTTGATTATGAAAGTAATTATATTGAAATGCGATATTCTAATCTTATGTCTCTTGTTAAAGGAGCTATGAAGTCAGAAGAAAAAGAGATAGAACATATTAGAAGAGGTTGTGAACTTCAGGACATTGAAAGCTATGAAGTTCAAGTACCTGCTAGAACACTCAATTCAATTCTTGAGCAACATATCATTGAAAAAATAGATTTTCTCTCTTTGGACGTTGAAGGTTTTGAACTGAGTGTTCTTCAAGGTATTGATTTTGACAAGTATAGACCAGCGTGGATGCTGGTAGAAGCGCGTTACAGAGATGAGATAGATTCATTTTTAAAACAGCTTTATGAGCCAGTAGCAGAGCTATCTCATCATGACGTTTTGTATAAAAATCTAAAATTTTAA
- a CDS encoding acyltransferase produces the protein MAQVNYQIHLKVFVWPIIKYSCYKNALFKIFKGTMLHKMFFFIKMKFSQWKKTIKYYHLKLYLKSHNIDIKNKNLNLQGEVIIEISKSTKFTIGSNVTLSNCSIYMSDNSELAIGDNSILKGVTIYLEKTSIFQVHKQVLIEQINPFPQNIHLINASIEIGQASRIRCSILAQNGGKVTIGQKTFINQGTQIRCDRSVLIGDYTLISYEVDIFDTNTHCTDWRERRHAITQSPLHTILGEPSPISKPIVIGNDCWIGKRAAILKGVTLGDKTIVGLGAIVTSSIPEESIAYGNPAKWKNQSHSIN, from the coding sequence ATGGCACAGGTAAATTACCAAATTCATCTCAAGGTATTTGTCTGGCCAATTATAAAATACTCTTGTTATAAAAATGCTCTCTTCAAAATTTTTAAAGGAACTATGCTTCACAAAATGTTCTTTTTTATTAAAATGAAATTTAGCCAATGGAAAAAAACGATTAAATATTATCATTTAAAATTATATTTAAAATCTCATAATATAGATATTAAGAATAAGAATTTAAATTTGCAAGGTGAGGTAATTATAGAGATTTCAAAATCCACAAAATTTACAATAGGAAGCAATGTTACCTTATCAAATTGCTCGATTTATATGAGTGATAATTCAGAGCTAGCTATTGGTGATAATTCAATTTTAAAAGGAGTAACTATTTATTTAGAAAAAACCTCTATATTTCAAGTTCATAAACAAGTTTTAATAGAACAGATTAATCCGTTTCCGCAAAATATACATCTTATAAATGCCAGTATTGAGATAGGTCAAGCTTCGCGAATCCGGTGTTCTATACTAGCCCAAAATGGAGGAAAAGTCACAATTGGTCAAAAGACATTTATTAACCAAGGTACTCAGATTCGATGCGATCGCTCGGTGCTAATTGGAGACTACACATTAATTTCCTATGAAGTAGATATTTTTGACACCAACACACATTGTACAGATTGGAGGGAAAGGCGTCACGCAATTACACAAAGCCCTTTACATACTATATTAGGTGAGCCTTCTCCCATATCTAAACCTATAGTGATAGGTAATGATTGCTGGATTGGCAAGAGAGCAGCGATTCTTAAAGGAGTTACTCTTGGTGACAAAACAATCGTTGGATTAGGAGCTATTGTAACTTCCTCTATTCCAGAAGAATCAATTGCCTATGGTAATCCTGCTAAGTGGAAAAATCAGTCACATTCTATAAATTAG
- a CDS encoding ABC transporter ATP-binding protein, with product MSDIVIKVENLGKKYIINHQQQERYTALRDVIIHRTKTLFNPFQKNKEQIQNSTKEEFWALKNVSFEIKQGDRVGIIGRNGAGKSTLLKILSRIVEQSTGKISIKGRVASLLEVGTGFHPELTGRENIFLNGAILGMSKNEIQRKFDEIVAFSEVEKFLDTPVKRYSSGMYVRLAFSVAAYLEPEILIVDEVLAVGDAAFQKKCLGKMESVSKDGRTILFVSHQMAALQNLCQRAILLKRGEVIFNDKTDVVVTKYLAETSNLMQTPLSERKDRHGTGDIRFTSIFLYDEFGNSINSFYSGQTVRIVFEYENFQNFELSNVYFAIGLNDNFGNRIIFFSNELTNYTFPNIPPGLGKMAIDIYKLPIVQGRYTVTIYCTVSGTISDWIQDAGTINVEQGDYYGTGKLPNSSQGICLANYKILLL from the coding sequence GTGTCAGATATAGTTATTAAAGTTGAAAATCTTGGTAAAAAATACATAATTAATCATCAACAGCAAGAGCGCTATACAGCCCTACGTGATGTCATAATTCATCGTACTAAGACTTTATTTAACCCATTTCAAAAAAACAAAGAGCAAATCCAAAATTCTACTAAAGAAGAGTTCTGGGCCTTGAAAAATGTCTCTTTTGAGATTAAGCAAGGTGATAGAGTAGGAATAATTGGAAGAAATGGCGCAGGCAAATCAACACTATTAAAAATCTTAAGCCGAATTGTAGAGCAGAGTACAGGAAAAATTTCTATTAAAGGACGGGTAGCAAGTTTATTAGAAGTTGGGACGGGATTTCATCCAGAATTAACAGGAAGAGAAAATATTTTTCTTAATGGTGCAATTCTAGGAATGTCTAAAAATGAGATTCAAAGAAAATTTGATGAAATTGTAGCATTTTCAGAAGTCGAAAAATTTTTAGATACTCCAGTTAAACGTTATTCTTCAGGAATGTATGTCCGTCTTGCTTTTTCTGTAGCTGCATATCTTGAACCAGAAATTTTAATTGTAGACGAAGTTTTGGCTGTTGGAGACGCAGCTTTTCAAAAAAAGTGTTTGGGCAAGATGGAATCTGTAAGCAAAGATGGTAGAACTATCTTGTTTGTAAGTCATCAGATGGCAGCTTTACAAAATCTATGCCAACGTGCCATTTTACTAAAACGTGGAGAAGTGATTTTTAATGATAAGACAGACGTAGTTGTGACTAAATACTTAGCTGAAACTTCAAATCTCATGCAAACACCTTTATCAGAACGAAAGGATCGACACGGTACTGGGGATATTCGTTTTACGTCTATATTTTTATATGATGAATTTGGAAATAGTATAAACTCTTTTTATAGCGGTCAAACTGTAAGAATTGTATTTGAATATGAAAATTTTCAAAACTTTGAACTATCAAATGTCTACTTCGCAATTGGGTTAAACGATAACTTTGGTAATCGAATAATTTTTTTTAGTAATGAACTCACCAATTATACATTTCCAAATATTCCTCCTGGTTTAGGAAAAATGGCTATTGATATTTATAAATTACCAATAGTACAAGGACGTTATACAGTGACAATTTACTGTACAGTTAGTGGAACTATCTCTGATTGGATTCAGGATGCTGGTACTATTAATGTGGAACAAGGCGACTATTATGGCACAGGTAAATTACCAAATTCATCTCAAGGTATTTGTCTGGCCAATTATAAAATACTCTTGTTATAA
- a CDS encoding ABC transporter permease yields the protein MNGQEATKHELVLEAGRIERQYWKDLWRYRELFYFLAWRDILVRYKQTAIGIAWALIRPFLTMVVFSVVFGQLAKLPSQGAPYPILVFAAMLPWQFFANSLSECSNSLISNSNLISKVYFPRLIVPISTVVVSFVDFLVSGMILLGLMVWYNFVPSWRILTLPLFIGIAVAASMGAGLWLASLNVQYRDFRFVVPFIVQFGLYISPVGFSSSIVPENWRLLYSLNPMVGVIDGFRWAVLGGERHLFLPGFILSLGLVALLLLSGIWYFRKMERTFADVI from the coding sequence ATGAATGGTCAAGAAGCTACAAAGCATGAGTTAGTTCTTGAAGCCGGACGCATTGAACGGCAGTATTGGAAGGACTTGTGGCGTTACCGAGAATTGTTCTATTTTCTGGCGTGGCGAGACATTCTTGTACGGTACAAGCAGACTGCGATCGGTATTGCTTGGGCATTGATCCGTCCGTTTCTGACAATGGTGGTTTTTTCTGTGGTATTCGGGCAGTTGGCAAAGTTACCTTCTCAGGGTGCTCCCTACCCAATTCTAGTCTTTGCTGCAATGTTGCCTTGGCAGTTTTTTGCTAATTCTCTCTCTGAATGTAGTAATAGCCTCATCTCTAACTCCAACTTAATTTCAAAAGTTTATTTTCCACGGTTGATTGTACCGATAAGCACTGTAGTTGTCAGCTTCGTGGATTTTTTAGTTTCGGGAATGATTTTGCTAGGGTTAATGGTTTGGTACAATTTCGTCCCTAGTTGGCGTATTCTGACACTACCATTGTTTATTGGGATTGCTGTTGCTGCTTCTATGGGAGCAGGATTGTGGTTAGCATCTTTAAATGTTCAGTATCGAGATTTTCGCTTTGTTGTTCCCTTTATTGTGCAATTTGGTTTGTATATTTCTCCAGTAGGATTTAGCAGTAGCATTGTTCCTGAGAATTGGCGATTACTCTATTCATTAAATCCAATGGTAGGGGTAATTGATGGATTTCGTTGGGCGGTTTTAGGGGGAGAGAGACATTTGTTTCTTCCAGGCTTTATATTATCTTTGGGACTAGTTGCTTTACTTCTCTTAAGTGGTATTTGGTATTTTCGTAAGATGGAAAGAACTTTTGCAGATGTGATTTAA
- a CDS encoding glycosyltransferase family 4 protein: protein MTQSERLQQFVQPDYDLSQHINVSDFLGIEQFIKLSVITQFFPPDFAATGQLIDELVRQLEKQGVDIEVFTGQPGYAFKSDSAPQVEQSGGLKIRRSRTTQLCPQRIRGKAINGILFTLRAAFYLFNAARRRNVALLTTAPPFLPVLGYLAHIFFGLSYVCILYDLYPDIAIALDVIPKRHWIAKFWKAVNTQILKKAKGIVVLSPAMKRQVASNYPEIAHKISVIHSWANPDFIVPINKEDNWFAHQYKLVNKFTVLYSGNLGRCHDVHTMLEAAKYLQDEPIQFVCIGGGAKREELIKEAERLNLNNFLFLPYQEKNVLPYSLTACDLSLVSVDPGMESLVAPSKLYPALATGRPVAVICPEQSYLKQLIAHGNCGKTFENTDSLGLAEFILELSRDKKFAQKMGQAARDYVECHFTPQVISKQYLRVLQEAIL, encoded by the coding sequence ATGACACAGAGTGAAAGACTACAACAGTTCGTTCAACCAGACTATGATCTCTCCCAGCATATCAATGTAAGTGATTTTTTAGGGATAGAGCAATTTATTAAGTTGTCCGTTATTACTCAGTTTTTTCCCCCAGACTTTGCTGCTACTGGACAGTTAATTGATGAATTGGTTCGGCAATTGGAAAAACAAGGGGTAGATATTGAAGTCTTCACTGGTCAACCAGGTTATGCGTTTAAGTCTGATAGTGCTCCTCAAGTCGAACAGTCAGGTGGGTTAAAAATTCGACGTTCTCGTACTACTCAACTCTGCCCTCAACGAATTCGTGGCAAAGCGATCAACGGTATTTTATTTACCCTACGTGCTGCCTTCTATTTGTTCAATGCTGCTCGGCGTCGTAATGTTGCCTTACTAACAACGGCTCCTCCATTCTTACCAGTCTTGGGGTATCTTGCACATATTTTTTTTGGGTTGTCTTATGTTTGTATACTCTATGACCTCTATCCAGATATTGCGATCGCTTTGGATGTGATACCAAAACGCCACTGGATTGCTAAATTTTGGAAGGCTGTCAATACGCAGATTTTAAAAAAGGCTAAGGGGATCGTTGTTCTTAGTCCTGCAATGAAACGACAAGTGGCGTCCAATTATCCGGAAATTGCTCATAAAATTTCTGTGATTCACAGTTGGGCAAATCCAGACTTTATTGTGCCTATTAACAAAGAAGATAACTGGTTTGCTCATCAATATAAACTAGTAAATAAATTTACAGTTTTATACTCAGGTAACTTAGGTCGATGCCATGATGTACACACAATGTTAGAAGCTGCTAAATACTTGCAGGATGAGCCTATCCAATTTGTGTGTATTGGTGGTGGAGCTAAACGTGAGGAACTTATTAAAGAGGCAGAGCGATTAAATCTGAATAATTTTCTATTTCTTCCATATCAGGAAAAAAACGTGTTACCTTATTCCCTGACGGCTTGCGATCTATCTCTGGTTAGTGTAGACCCCGGTATGGAAAGTTTAGTTGCACCAAGCAAACTTTACCCTGCTCTTGCAACAGGACGACCTGTCGCTGTTATTTGTCCAGAGCAATCATACTTAAAACAACTGATTGCACATGGAAATTGTGGAAAGACGTTTGAGAACACGGATAGTCTTGGTTTAGCTGAATTTATTCTTGAGTTGAGTCGAGATAAGAAGTTTGCACAAAAGATGGGTCAAGCCGCACGCGATTATGTTGAGTGCCATTTCACTCCTCAGGTGATATCGAAGCAGTATCTCAGGGTATTGCAGGAAGCTATTTTGTAG